One Paenibacillus thermoaerophilus DNA window includes the following coding sequences:
- a CDS encoding NADH-quinone oxidoreductase subunit J has protein sequence MIDNIANTLTDGPSLVFFAFALLAIGGAIFMISFDRVVHMAVAAAFTFLSLAGLYVLLQAEFLAFVQILIYTGAISILMIFGIMMTRHQDGDQGPRNRLQSVLAFVGAAGLFGILFWVIQRTDFNSQPFEPVEDNTKEIGKLLFTEQVIPFELVSLLLTAAFIGAIVLAKREGD, from the coding sequence CGCGAACACGCTCACGGACGGTCCGAGCCTTGTGTTCTTCGCCTTCGCGCTGCTCGCGATCGGCGGCGCGATCTTTATGATCAGCTTCGACCGCGTCGTCCATATGGCGGTGGCCGCCGCGTTCACGTTCCTGAGTTTGGCGGGTTTGTACGTGCTGCTGCAAGCGGAATTCCTGGCTTTCGTTCAAATTCTGATTTATACGGGGGCGATCTCGATTCTGATGATCTTCGGCATCATGATGACGAGGCATCAGGACGGCGATCAGGGACCCCGCAACCGGCTGCAGTCCGTACTCGCTTTTGTCGGCGCGGCCGGATTGTTCGGCATCCTGTTCTGGGTGATCCAGCGCACCGATTTCAACTCGCAGCCGTTTGAGCCGGTCGAGGACAATACGAAGGAAATCGGAAAGCTGCTCTTCACCGAACAGGTGATTCCGTTCGAGCTGGTGTCTCTGCTGCTTACGGCAGCGTTCATCGGCGCGATCGTACTGGCGAAGCGGGAGGGGGACTAG
- the nuoK gene encoding NADH-quinone oxidoreductase subunit NuoK — MNDLATPYLTLGAILFCVGLYGALTKRNAVIVLLSIELMLNAVNLNLVAFAKLGHQPSLQGQIFSLFNMTVAASEVAVGIAILIALFRNRGTVDVTEMDSLNK; from the coding sequence ATGAACGATCTGGCAACGCCATACCTGACCTTGGGAGCGATTCTGTTCTGCGTCGGTCTATACGGCGCGTTGACCAAGCGCAACGCCGTGATCGTGCTGCTGTCGATCGAGCTGATGCTGAATGCGGTTAATCTCAATCTCGTCGCGTTTGCGAAGCTGGGCCATCAGCCATCCCTCCAAGGGCAGATATTCTCCCTCTTCAACATGACGGTAGCCGCGTCCGAGGTGGCCGTCGGCATCGCCATTCTGATTGCGCTGTTCCGCAATCGCGGCACGGTCGATGTCACCGAGATGGACTCGTTGAACAAGTAG